In one Rhopalosiphum padi isolate XX-2018 chromosome 3, ASM2088224v1, whole genome shotgun sequence genomic region, the following are encoded:
- the LOC132924824 gene encoding uncharacterized protein LOC132924824, with translation MADYGALKWTDDPRWTNTRKRDAYKGLAEASHRDRDAEWLAGDVATAERLADAKKATAELYEAVGARDDVVGHLLPDQRIAERAAYCRMESAAAVERSLREKLVRGRYRLDKCRQRVASKTARLAWLRTTVHAARNPKPVRPPKRPAVLEPALLLDDKVDALKLGNLQAARARDIIADNSVMRNALNDQLAADVRRQAIAVVELLAYGTAAKQEAAAYRREYCRMAAEQEYRVRRNEAHKSFLDTRISTLESTRRKMIVNRIHNNSDEEIEFITGDAMSVAESELELRTSNKPDNINLTLLKDWIDIQMIEKQSSYTKESEQPSSTSNVTYPSDTITSNSYTFPEEKVNQYKFRKQKKSRAIEAVEYVCETLHFSNITEVLHYFTTVKNVEMRIKKMINIRKHLLEIAQESVASANEVMEESINCLPEAILQLDANIEYVQREGLDVQKKQFEDVNRDITGYGILFNELWFQLDSLVGKLERCHVPVVRKYQLHRKNRDMDSEPMMDAQQMLDGLCLQHLSVANDDCSTIRQTPTAKSIESTSETSNVFGRNPAVDACRKLSEVLYAKVKSCMVHVGSVFDSGDKKQLMARACFAYDRQTQIQWDVAATTDKKRRARDRLQLSVDNIKDSTTNAKTTGIMTRVQTKQQAQDIVQWCITPKDTDDAKRTRKPISFRKSRIVVRERKKF, from the exons ATGGCCGATTACGGTGCGCTCAAGTGGACGGACGACCCGCGGTGGACGAACACCCGCAAACGGGACGCGTACAAGGGATTGGCGGAGGCCAGCCACCGGGACCGCGATGCCGAGTGGCTGGCCGGCGACGTGGCGACGGCCGAGCGGCTGGCCGACGCCAAGAAGGCCACGGCCGAACTGTATGAAGCTGTCGGCGCCCGGGACGACGTGGTCGGTCACTTGCTGCCGGACCAGCGGATCGCCGAGCGGGCCGCGTACTGTCGGATGGAGTCGGCGGCGGCTGTCGAGCGGTCGCTGAGGGAGAAATTGGTGCGCGGCCGGTACCGGTTGGACAAGTGCCGGCAACGGGTGGCCAGCAAGACGGCGCGCCTGGCGTGGTTGAGGACGACCGTGCACGCGGCCAGAAACCCGAAGCCGGTCCGACCGCCGAAGCGGCCGGCGGTGTTGGAGCCCGCGCTGTTGCTGGACGATAAAGTGGACGCGCTCAAGCTGGGCAACCTGCAGGCGGCCAGGGCCCGCGACATCATAGCCGACAACTCGGTCATGAGGAACGCGCTCAACGACCAGTTGGCGGCCGACGTCCGGCGACAGGCCATCGCCGTGGTCGAGCTTCTCGCGTACGGTACGGCCGCCAAGCAAGAGGCGGCCGCGTACCGCCGGGAATATTGCCGGATGGCGGCCGAACAAGAGTACCGCGTTCGACGGAACGAAGCGCACAAGAGCTTTCTCGATACGAGAATATCGACGCTGGAATCTACCAG gaGAAAGATGATCGTCAATCGGATACATAATAATTCTGATGAGGAAATAGAATTCATTACTGGAGATGCAATGTCTGTGGCTGAATCTGAGTTGGAATTACGTACCTCAAATAAACCAGACAACATAAACCTGACGTTGTTAAAAGATTGGATTGACATTCAGATGATAGAGAAACAAAGTTCGTATACTAAAGAAAGTGAGCAGCCGTCTAGTACTTCCAATGTGACATATCCAAGCGATACCATTACTTCGAACTCGTATACATTTCCGGAAGAAAAG GTCAACCAATATAAGttcagaaaacaaaaaaaaagcagAGCTATTGAAGCTGTAGAATACGTATGTGAAACGTTACACTTCTCAAACATAACAGAAGTACTGCATTATTTTACGACAGTTAAAAATGTGGAAatgcgtataaaaaaaatgataaacataCGAAAACATCTACTCGAGATCGCACAAGAAAGTGTGGCATCTGCGAACGAAGTGATGGAGGAAAGCATAAATTGTTTACCAGAAGCGATTTTGCAGTTAGATGCTAACATTGAATATGTCCAGCGTGAGGGTTTAGACGTCCAGAAAAAACAATTTGAGGATGTCAATAGAGATATTACAGGATACGGTATACTGTTCAATGAACTTTGGTTCCAGTTGGACAGTCTCGTGGGGAAACTCGAACGATGCCAC GTGCCAGTAGTGAGAAAATACCAACTGCACAGGAAAAATCGGGACATGGATTCTGAGCCGATGATGGACGCTCAACAGATGCTGGATGGGTTGTGCTTGCAACATTTATCTGTCGCCAACGACGACTGTTCCACTATTCGCCAAACCCCGACGGCCAAGTCGATCGAATCTACATCGGAAACGTCTAATGTTTTTGGTAGGAATCCGGCCGTGGACGCTTGCCGGAAGTTGTCGGAGGTACTGTACGCCAAAGTCAAATCGTGTATGGTGCACGTTGGCAGTGTCTTCGATTCCGGTGACAAAAAACAGCTAATGGCCAGGGCGTGCTTTGCGTACGACCGACAAACCCAGATACAATGGGACGTTGCCGCCACGACGGACAAGAAGCGCCGGGCACGAGACCGTTTACAGTTGTCGGTGGACAACATCAAAGACTCGACGACTAACGCTAAAACTACCGGGATAATGACTCGAGTGCAGACCAAACAGCAAGCCCAAGACATCGTCCAGTGGTGCATCACGCCCAAGGACACAGATGACGCGAAGAGAACGAGAAAGCCCATATCGTTCCGGAAGTCCCGAATCGTTGTGCGTGAACGTAAAAagttctaa